A section of the Elizabethkingia anophelis R26 genome encodes:
- a CDS encoding DUF5367 family protein, producing MTYLHKRYFIYILAIGFLIWLFATIAFRVAGQLFFITDSAVILSILYIVVVPVLGLVTVFTCRKFRLTGLENVAAGVLLVLPGMLIDTFVIQFFGSIFPNMPESSASTFGSWLMWAYTIVLITSVIIGLGQTTNSTR from the coding sequence ATGACATATTTGCACAAACGTTATTTTATTTACATCCTTGCTATAGGATTTCTAATCTGGCTGTTTGCAACTATTGCTTTCAGAGTAGCAGGACAATTATTTTTTATTACCGATTCTGCTGTTATACTTAGTATTTTATACATCGTAGTGGTACCCGTATTGGGATTGGTGACTGTGTTTACATGCAGAAAATTCAGATTAACAGGACTTGAAAACGTAGCGGCAGGCGTACTTTTAGTGTTGCCCGGAATGCTGATTGATACTTTTGTTATTCAATTTTTTGGTAGCATATTTCCTAATATGCCGGAAAGCAGTGCTTCCACATTTGGTTCCTGGCTGATGTGGGCGTACACGATTGTTTTAATAACTTCAGTAATTATAGGATTGGGTCAGACTACTAACTCCACCCGTTGA
- a CDS encoding Crp/Fnr family transcriptional regulator, whose product MNLLYEYICGVEPTFTSADFDFLTKDFRTKHFKKGDHIVREGDIQRNIYFVEKGIQMYNFDTLGKTNILGFAYPPNLCVVMESFIFQKPSAYNVTCITDSTLNYLSYSVLQEIFEKSRQIERLFRKLSENLSIGLINRQIELRSTTIEERFKIFCQRSPHLLQQVPQKYIAAYLAIDPTNFSKLMNSVRF is encoded by the coding sequence ATGAATTTATTATATGAGTATATCTGTGGAGTGGAACCAACTTTTACCTCTGCCGATTTTGATTTTCTGACAAAAGATTTCCGGACTAAGCACTTCAAAAAAGGTGATCACATTGTACGCGAAGGCGATATACAACGCAATATCTACTTTGTTGAGAAAGGTATCCAGATGTATAACTTTGATACACTGGGTAAAACCAATATTCTGGGGTTTGCATATCCGCCAAACCTTTGTGTGGTAATGGAATCGTTTATTTTTCAGAAACCATCAGCGTATAACGTTACCTGCATCACAGACAGTACACTCAACTACCTGAGCTATTCTGTTTTACAGGAAATCTTTGAAAAGTCCCGGCAAATAGAGCGGTTATTCAGAAAGCTATCCGAAAATTTGTCCATAGGTCTTATCAACAGACAGATAGAACTTCGTTCTACTACTATTGAAGAACGTTTTAAGATATTCTGCCAAAGAAGTCCGCATTTGCTGCAACAAGTACCCCAAAAATACATCGCCGCTTATCTGGCAATAGACCCGACCAACTTTAGCAAGCTGATGAATAGCGTGCGTTTCTGA
- a CDS encoding bleomycin resistance protein, with amino-acid sequence MGNDKTIKFNRLIPELLVSSIEASKVFYVEQLGFTIEYERREDDFALILYEGSQFMLEQDHATAWITGELGSIRGRGINFQIEVDCLDTVIAKIETNDLPYFRKSKEQWYRINTIEEGVKELLIQDPDGYLLRFQQYLGEREILE; translated from the coding sequence TTGGGCAACGATAAAACTATAAAATTTAACAGATTAATCCCCGAATTGCTGGTAAGCAGTATTGAAGCTTCTAAAGTATTCTATGTAGAACAATTAGGTTTTACAATAGAATATGAGAGAAGAGAAGATGATTTTGCTTTGATTTTATACGAAGGTTCCCAGTTTATGTTAGAACAGGATCATGCTACAGCATGGATTACTGGTGAGCTCGGTTCCATAAGAGGCAGGGGAATCAATTTTCAGATTGAGGTAGATTGCCTCGATACTGTTATTGCTAAAATTGAAACCAATGATCTTCCTTATTTCAGGAAATCAAAAGAACAATGGTATAGAATAAATACAATAGAAGAAGGTGTAAAAGAATTGCTTATTCAGGACCCGGACGGATATCTGTTACGGTTTCAGCAATATCTTGGAGAGCGGGAGATCTTGGAATAG
- a CDS encoding nuclear transport factor 2 family protein, whose translation MKKLAFLLAFMLCFSIAKAQKAEQQIDKLMTSWHQAAAKADFNGYFGLLHDKSIYMGTDATERWTKSEFINFAKPYFDRGRAWDFTAVDRHISFSKDGNTAWVDEILDTKNMSLCRGSGVLIKDNGKWQIVQYVLSMTVPNDLANDVTKQKTPDEVKVLKDFQNKKPLK comes from the coding sequence ATGAAAAAACTAGCTTTCCTTTTGGCTTTTATGCTTTGCTTCTCTATTGCTAAAGCACAAAAAGCAGAACAACAAATTGACAAATTAATGACCAGCTGGCATCAGGCAGCTGCTAAAGCTGACTTTAATGGCTATTTTGGATTACTGCATGACAAATCCATTTATATGGGGACTGATGCTACCGAACGCTGGACAAAATCAGAATTTATAAATTTTGCCAAGCCATATTTCGATCGTGGCAGAGCCTGGGACTTTACAGCTGTAGACCGCCATATCTCTTTTTCTAAAGATGGAAATACTGCATGGGTAGATGAAATTCTGGATACTAAAAATATGAGTCTTTGCAGAGGTTCTGGTGTACTGATTAAAGACAACGGAAAATGGCAAATTGTACAATATGTGCTTTCTATGACAGTTCCGAATGATCTTGCTAATGATGTTACAAAGCAAAAAACTCCGGATGAAGTAAAAGTTCTGAAGGATTTTCAAAATAAAAAACCGCTTAAATAA
- a CDS encoding SRPBCC domain-containing protein produces MKRLFLLSVTLLMSYTVMAKEIKTEIVIHATPEKIWKILTDFGNYPQWNPFIVSVTGEVENGNKIVVSIKPPDRKGMIFKPIILTRINNKELSWQGKLLFKGLFDGKHKFELIDNGDGTTTFIQSEKFSGIFVWLFNPRNTKKGFNEMNQKLKELAESK; encoded by the coding sequence ATGAAGCGTCTATTTTTATTATCAGTAACCCTTTTGATGAGTTATACAGTTATGGCAAAAGAAATTAAAACGGAAATTGTAATACATGCAACGCCTGAAAAAATATGGAAAATACTTACCGATTTCGGGAACTATCCGCAATGGAATCCTTTTATAGTATCCGTTACAGGTGAAGTAGAAAATGGAAATAAAATTGTAGTCAGTATCAAACCGCCTGACAGAAAAGGCATGATTTTTAAACCCATTATTCTGACGAGAATCAATAACAAAGAATTAAGCTGGCAAGGAAAGTTATTGTTCAAAGGGCTTTTTGATGGAAAACACAAATTCGAATTGATAGACAATGGAGACGGAACAACAACGTTTATACAAAGTGAAAAATTCAGTGGTATTTTCGTTTGGTTATTTAACCCGCGAAATACTAAAAAAGGATTTAATGAAATGAATCAAAAGCTGAAAGAGCTCGCAGAAAGCAAATAA
- a CDS encoding Crp/Fnr family transcriptional regulator produces MRIFFETEGKEVTQWISTKGYFVTDLSGFIFNQPARWTIQALTDVEIYTIRKSEYEKIKTIIPRWPELERLFIVRCFTTLEDRIFSHLSMTAEERYHFFFENNKELFNQVPLQYIASMLGMRPETFSRIRKKQLS; encoded by the coding sequence TTGAGAATTTTTTTCGAAACAGAAGGTAAGGAAGTTACGCAATGGATTTCTACAAAAGGTTATTTTGTGACTGATTTATCTGGTTTTATCTTTAACCAACCTGCCCGATGGACTATTCAGGCACTGACAGATGTAGAGATCTACACCATAAGAAAAAGTGAATACGAAAAGATAAAGACCATTATACCCAGGTGGCCTGAGCTGGAGAGATTATTTATTGTCCGTTGTTTTACAACACTTGAAGACAGAATTTTCAGTCATCTTTCTATGACAGCGGAAGAGCGTTATCATTTTTTCTTCGAGAACAACAAAGAATTATTTAATCAGGTTCCTTTGCAATACATTGCCTCTATGCTAGGAATGAGACCTGAAACATTTAGCCGCATCAGAAAAAAGCAACTTTCTTGA